In Chaetodon trifascialis isolate fChaTrf1 chromosome 23, fChaTrf1.hap1, whole genome shotgun sequence, the following proteins share a genomic window:
- the kirrel1a gene encoding kin of IRRE-like protein 1a isoform X1 produces the protein MQRLLLLSLVLSFQTVWTARFSQEPADQSVVRGQRVILSCVVFNYSGIVQWTKDGLALGIGEDLRAWPRYRVLRVQELGQYNLEILSADLSDDSLYECQAPDAALRSRRAKLTVLIPPDDPVIDGGPEVLLNAGESYNLSCVSRGAKPPSMIEWLKDGLPVDGAASTTEVLPDRKRVTTRSYLPIQPVDSDTGRNYSCVATNLAVPTGKSTTVTLNVHHPPTVTLSIEPRSVLEGDRVTFTCQAHANPPIMGYRWAKGGVVLQGARESVFTTKADHSFFTEPVSCLVFNAVGKTNVSILVDVHFGPILLVEPQPKTVDVDSDVTLNCKWAGNPPLTLTWFKKGSNMVLSNSNQLYLKSVSQADAGQYVCKAIVPRIGVGETEVTLTVNGPPIISSDPVQYAVRGERGEVKCYIASTPPPDKIVWAWKENVWEKEKGTLLERYTVEQSKPSAEGGGVLSTLTINNVMESDFLSTYNCTAWNSFGPGTMIITLEETEEVPVGIIAGGTVGSTILLFIFLLVLVLIFYRQRKGSRRGVTLGKPDIKVETINKETHSLEEDSGSVSTASRMVKAMYSFLPSVSFSPSNQPFKDDIELKSDLRSDTLDTRQEYDLKDPTNGYYNVRASTHDEGRPASRSTMHYSDYRSPAGTPGGAASISSSAGGSGATASGGAPGPPGPLTSPGRPQACYDPRPPSRLSHISYAQFNTFTRGGQSQQPPANPAPVAGDFPGDCSLLDSTSQLAYENYGYPSHYQTYRMGFAPSSLATLEAGPSYEMYGVGSGVGPGVGPGVGSPGVGVGPGGPAPSGSETGLGKYGSSTRFSYTSQHSDYSHSRHTQRMQTHV, from the exons TGTGGACGGCGAGGTTCTCTCAGGAGCCGGCAGACCAGTCGGTGGTGCGGGGCCAGAGGGTGATCCTGTCCTGTGTTGTGTTCAACTACTCAGGCATTGTTCAGTGGACCAAAGATGGCCTGGCTCTGGGCATCGGAGAGGACCTCCGGG cCTGGCCCAGGTACCGCGTGTTGCGTGTGCAGGAGTTGGGCCAGTACAACCTGGAGATCCTGTCAGCTGATCTGTCTGATGACTCCCTGTATGAGTGCCAGGCCCCTGATGCCGCCCTGAGGTCCAGGCGGGCCAAACTCACCGTCCTCA TTCCCCCAGATGACCCGGTGATCGATGGCGGTCCGGAGGTGTTGCTGAATGCGGGGGAGTCCTACAACCTGAGCTGCGTGTCACGGGGGGCTAAACCGCCTTCCATGATCGAGTGGCTTAAAGATGGTCTGCCTGTGGACGGGGCTGCCAGTACCACT GAGGTGCTTCCAGACAGGAAGAGGGTTACCACACGCAGCTACCTGCCAATCCAGCCGGTGGACAGCGACACTGGGAGGAACTACAGCTGTGTGGCCACCAACCTGGCCGTTCCCACGGGCAAAAGCACAACCGTCACCCTCAACGTCCACC ATCCACCGACAGTGACCTTGTCCATTGAGCCTCGCTCTGTCCTGGAGGGGGACAGAGTCACCTTCACCTGCCAGGCTCATGCCAACCCTCCTATTATGGGCTATAG GTGGGCTAAGGGGGGCGTGGTGCTGCAGGGTGCCAGGGAGAGTGTGTTCACCACCAAGGCCGACCATTCCTTCTTCACCGAGCCCGTCTCCTGTCTGGTTTTCAACGCTGTGGGAAAGACCAACGTCAGCATCCTGGTGGACGTTCACT TCGGGCCAATTCTGCTGGTGGAGCCGCAGCCAAAGACAGTAGACGTTGACTCAGATGTCACCCTCAACTGCAAGTGGGCTGGGAATCCTCCGCTCACGCTCACCTGGTTCAAAAAGGGTTCAAACATG GTTCTGAGTAACAGCAACCAGCTGTATCTGAAGTCGGTGAGCCAGGCTGATGCCGGCCAGTATGTATGTAAGGCCATCGTCCCACGGATTGGAGTAGGAGAGACTGAGGTCACACTCACCGTCAACG GTCCTCCCATCATCTCCAGCGATCCAGTCCAGTAtgcagtgagaggagagaggggagaggtgAAATGCTACATAGCCAGCACACCTCCTCCAGATAAGATT gtgtgggCGTGGAAGGAAAACGtgtgggagaaggagaaggggacGTTGCTGGAGAGGTACACGGTGGAGCAGAGCAAACCGTCCGCCGAGGGCGGCGGCGTCCTCTCCACCCTCACCATCAACAACGTGATGGAGTCCGACTTCCTGTCCACCTACAACTGCACGGCCTGGAACTCGTTCGGACCGGGCACCATGATCATCACGCTGGAGGAGACGG AGGAAGTACCTGTGGGGATAATAGCCGGTGGGACGGTGGGCTCTACCATCCTCTTGTTCATCTTTCTGCTGGTCCTCGTTCTTATCTTCTACCGGCAGCGCAAAGGCA GTCGGCGCGGGGTCACTCTGGGTAAGCCCGACATCAAGGTGGAGACGATAAACAAGGAGACCCACAGCTTAGAGGAGGACTCCGGCAGCGTGTCCACGGCCTCGCGCATGGTCAAGGCCATGTACTCG TTTCTCCCCTCtgtgtccttctctccctccaatCAGCCCTTTAAAGATGACATAGAGCTCAAGTCTGACCTCCGCAGCGACACCCTGGACACTCGTCAGGAGTATGACCTAAAG GACCCCACCAATGGCTACTACAACGTCCGAGCCTCCACCCACGATGAAGGCCGCCCTGCCTCCCGCTCCACCATGCACTACTCTGACTACCGCTCCCCTGCAGGAACACCAGGGGGAGCTGCATCTATTAGCAGCAGCGCTGGCGGCTCAGGGGCCACAGCCAGCGGAGGAGCCCCTGGTCCTCCTGGCCCCCTCACCTCCCCCGGCCGCCCGCAGGCCTGCTACGACCCCCGGCCCCCTTCCAGACTGTCCCACATCAGCTACGCCCAGTTCAACACCTTCACCCGTGGGGGCCAGAGCCAGCAGCCCCCGGCTAACCCCGCCCCCGTGGCTGGTGACTTCCCAGGAGACTGCAGCCTCCTGGACTCCACGTCCCAGCTGGCTTACGAAAACTACGGATACCCCTCGCATTACCAGACCTACCGCATGGGTTTCGCCCCGTCCAGCCTGGCCACCCTTGAGGCCGGCCCGTCCTATGAAATGTACGGGGTGGGATCTGGGGTGGGACCTGGGGTGGGGCCCGGGGTGGGGAGCCCTGGGGTCGGCGTTGGTCCCGGGGGTCCTGCTCCCTCGGGATCAGAGACTGGACTTGGGAAGTACGGCAGCTCCACTCGCTTCTCCTACACCTCGCAACACTCTGACTACTCCCACAGccgacacacacagaggatgcagacTCACGTGTGA
- the kirrel1a gene encoding kin of IRRE-like protein 1a isoform X2 gives MQRLLLLSLVLSFQTVWTARFSQEPADQSVVRGQRVILSCVVFNYSGIVQWTKDGLALGIGEDLRAWPRYRVLRVQELGQYNLEILSADLSDDSLYECQAPDAALRSRRAKLTVLIPPDDPVIDGGPEVLLNAGESYNLSCVSRGAKPPSMIEWLKDGLPVDGAASTTEVLPDRKRVTTRSYLPIQPVDSDTGRNYSCVATNLAVPTGKSTTVTLNVHHPPTVTLSIEPRSVLEGDRVTFTCQAHANPPIMGYRWAKGGVVLQGARESVFTTKADHSFFTEPVSCLVFNAVGKTNVSILVDVHFGPILLVEPQPKTVDVDSDVTLNCKWAGNPPLTLTWFKKGSNMVLSNSNQLYLKSVSQADAGQYVCKAIVPRIGVGETEVTLTVNGPPIISSDPVQYAVRGERGEVKCYIASTPPPDKIVWAWKENVWEKEKGTLLERYTVEQSKPSAEGGGVLSTLTINNVMESDFLSTYNCTAWNSFGPGTMIITLEETEEVPVGIIAGGTVGSTILLFIFLLVLVLIFYRQRKGSRRGVTLGKPDIKVETINKETHSLEEDSGSVSTASRMVKAMYSPFKDDIELKSDLRSDTLDTRQEYDLKDPTNGYYNVRASTHDEGRPASRSTMHYSDYRSPAGTPGGAASISSSAGGSGATASGGAPGPPGPLTSPGRPQACYDPRPPSRLSHISYAQFNTFTRGGQSQQPPANPAPVAGDFPGDCSLLDSTSQLAYENYGYPSHYQTYRMGFAPSSLATLEAGPSYEMYGVGSGVGPGVGPGVGSPGVGVGPGGPAPSGSETGLGKYGSSTRFSYTSQHSDYSHSRHTQRMQTHV, from the exons TGTGGACGGCGAGGTTCTCTCAGGAGCCGGCAGACCAGTCGGTGGTGCGGGGCCAGAGGGTGATCCTGTCCTGTGTTGTGTTCAACTACTCAGGCATTGTTCAGTGGACCAAAGATGGCCTGGCTCTGGGCATCGGAGAGGACCTCCGGG cCTGGCCCAGGTACCGCGTGTTGCGTGTGCAGGAGTTGGGCCAGTACAACCTGGAGATCCTGTCAGCTGATCTGTCTGATGACTCCCTGTATGAGTGCCAGGCCCCTGATGCCGCCCTGAGGTCCAGGCGGGCCAAACTCACCGTCCTCA TTCCCCCAGATGACCCGGTGATCGATGGCGGTCCGGAGGTGTTGCTGAATGCGGGGGAGTCCTACAACCTGAGCTGCGTGTCACGGGGGGCTAAACCGCCTTCCATGATCGAGTGGCTTAAAGATGGTCTGCCTGTGGACGGGGCTGCCAGTACCACT GAGGTGCTTCCAGACAGGAAGAGGGTTACCACACGCAGCTACCTGCCAATCCAGCCGGTGGACAGCGACACTGGGAGGAACTACAGCTGTGTGGCCACCAACCTGGCCGTTCCCACGGGCAAAAGCACAACCGTCACCCTCAACGTCCACC ATCCACCGACAGTGACCTTGTCCATTGAGCCTCGCTCTGTCCTGGAGGGGGACAGAGTCACCTTCACCTGCCAGGCTCATGCCAACCCTCCTATTATGGGCTATAG GTGGGCTAAGGGGGGCGTGGTGCTGCAGGGTGCCAGGGAGAGTGTGTTCACCACCAAGGCCGACCATTCCTTCTTCACCGAGCCCGTCTCCTGTCTGGTTTTCAACGCTGTGGGAAAGACCAACGTCAGCATCCTGGTGGACGTTCACT TCGGGCCAATTCTGCTGGTGGAGCCGCAGCCAAAGACAGTAGACGTTGACTCAGATGTCACCCTCAACTGCAAGTGGGCTGGGAATCCTCCGCTCACGCTCACCTGGTTCAAAAAGGGTTCAAACATG GTTCTGAGTAACAGCAACCAGCTGTATCTGAAGTCGGTGAGCCAGGCTGATGCCGGCCAGTATGTATGTAAGGCCATCGTCCCACGGATTGGAGTAGGAGAGACTGAGGTCACACTCACCGTCAACG GTCCTCCCATCATCTCCAGCGATCCAGTCCAGTAtgcagtgagaggagagaggggagaggtgAAATGCTACATAGCCAGCACACCTCCTCCAGATAAGATT gtgtgggCGTGGAAGGAAAACGtgtgggagaaggagaaggggacGTTGCTGGAGAGGTACACGGTGGAGCAGAGCAAACCGTCCGCCGAGGGCGGCGGCGTCCTCTCCACCCTCACCATCAACAACGTGATGGAGTCCGACTTCCTGTCCACCTACAACTGCACGGCCTGGAACTCGTTCGGACCGGGCACCATGATCATCACGCTGGAGGAGACGG AGGAAGTACCTGTGGGGATAATAGCCGGTGGGACGGTGGGCTCTACCATCCTCTTGTTCATCTTTCTGCTGGTCCTCGTTCTTATCTTCTACCGGCAGCGCAAAGGCA GTCGGCGCGGGGTCACTCTGGGTAAGCCCGACATCAAGGTGGAGACGATAAACAAGGAGACCCACAGCTTAGAGGAGGACTCCGGCAGCGTGTCCACGGCCTCGCGCATGGTCAAGGCCATGTACTCG CCCTTTAAAGATGACATAGAGCTCAAGTCTGACCTCCGCAGCGACACCCTGGACACTCGTCAGGAGTATGACCTAAAG GACCCCACCAATGGCTACTACAACGTCCGAGCCTCCACCCACGATGAAGGCCGCCCTGCCTCCCGCTCCACCATGCACTACTCTGACTACCGCTCCCCTGCAGGAACACCAGGGGGAGCTGCATCTATTAGCAGCAGCGCTGGCGGCTCAGGGGCCACAGCCAGCGGAGGAGCCCCTGGTCCTCCTGGCCCCCTCACCTCCCCCGGCCGCCCGCAGGCCTGCTACGACCCCCGGCCCCCTTCCAGACTGTCCCACATCAGCTACGCCCAGTTCAACACCTTCACCCGTGGGGGCCAGAGCCAGCAGCCCCCGGCTAACCCCGCCCCCGTGGCTGGTGACTTCCCAGGAGACTGCAGCCTCCTGGACTCCACGTCCCAGCTGGCTTACGAAAACTACGGATACCCCTCGCATTACCAGACCTACCGCATGGGTTTCGCCCCGTCCAGCCTGGCCACCCTTGAGGCCGGCCCGTCCTATGAAATGTACGGGGTGGGATCTGGGGTGGGACCTGGGGTGGGGCCCGGGGTGGGGAGCCCTGGGGTCGGCGTTGGTCCCGGGGGTCCTGCTCCCTCGGGATCAGAGACTGGACTTGGGAAGTACGGCAGCTCCACTCGCTTCTCCTACACCTCGCAACACTCTGACTACTCCCACAGccgacacacacagaggatgcagacTCACGTGTGA